From the Clarias gariepinus isolate MV-2021 ecotype Netherlands chromosome 3, CGAR_prim_01v2, whole genome shotgun sequence genome, one window contains:
- the ano5b gene encoding anoctamin-5b isoform X2 has protein sequence MKRITGKTKDATLLEMTNKADAHVEDNNGSLLSASDKGTQLPGNREIDKLQQNSDSVYFRDGKRRIDFVLSYTDDKDGDKKAERRKEFEANLEKAGLELETEDKSESDDHKTYYLKIHAPWKVLATYASVLKIKVPFKKTDIPKGREISLAWLTQPIRLPKNIMKPEPDYFTAPFNDNEVEFFLIKDRATFFPPSTRNRIVYYILTRCPYYNKDRVDREKTGIKRLLNNGTYTSAYPLHDCSYWKRSSNPQCESERFQLYKYWARFFCFYKEQPLNLIRKYYGEKIGIYFAWLGFYTEMLFFAAVMGAICFIYGLLSYDDNITSKEICNPNIGGNIVMCPLCDKKCTYWKLNSTCLSSWQSHLFDNEGTVFFAIFMGIWVTLFLEFWKRRQARLEYEWDLVDFEEEQQQLQIRPEFELKCTNRRLNRITQETEPYLPLTSKCARFCFSGATVLFWTFLIVACIMGVIAYRLAVYAAFASIMKDSTTSKIQLVGSLITPQLATSVTASCINFVIILILNMLYEHVAMWITDMEIPKTHLEYENKLTMKMFMFQFVNYYSSCFYVAFFKGKFVGYPGNYNYMFGKWSKLRNEECAPGGCLIELTTQLVIVMTGKQIVGNIQEALLPLLKNWWISRKGRNHPESRYNRWEQDHDLQPFGQLGLFYEYLEMVIQFGFITLFVASFPLAPLLALFNNILEVRVDAWKFTTQFRRPVAAKARNIGAWQEILNVVAIVSVVTNAFIVAFTSDMIPRLVYLYHYSPNTTMENYINNSLSVYEISKLNPENKPDHEENPYWFNDSIITTCRYRDYRYPPGDDRQYSHNMQFWHILAAKMAFIIIMEHVVFVVKFFVAWLIPDVPSEVKDRIKHERYLVQEFLRDYDVKKITLQLSKSPTTDLCHTTESSSLLNTDMIEVLSECI, from the exons ACAATAATGGGAGTCTCCTCTCCGCCTCAGACAAAGGGACACAACTGCCAGGCAATCGGGAG ATCGATAAGCTGCAGCAGAACAGTGACTCTGTGTATTTTAGAGATGGTAAACGACGCATCGATTTTGTCCTGTCCTACACCGACGACAAAGATGGCGACAAGAAAGCT gagaGGAGAAAAGAGTTTGAAGCCAACCTTGAGAAGGCAGGTCTGGAGCTGGAAACTGAGGATAAATCT GAGTCGGATGACCATAAAACATACTATCTGAAAATTCATGCACCATGGAAAGTCTTGGCCACCTACGCATCGGTGCTGAAGATAAAGGTGCCGTTTAAGAAGACCGACATTCCGAAAGGACGGGAAATCTCACTGGCTTGGCTTACGCAGCCCATCCGCCTTCCCAAGAACATCATGAAGCCTGAGCCTGATTACTTCACTGCGCCCTTCAACGATAACGAAGTCGAGTTCTTCCTGATTAAGGACAGGGCGACCTTCTTCCCACCCTCCACCCGCAACAGGATT gTCTATTATATTCTTACACGATGCCCATACTACAACAAGGACCGAGTAGATCGAGAAAAGACTGGAATTAAGAGACTCCTAAACAACGGCACCTACACATCTGCTTACCCACTCCATGAT TGCTCCTATTGGAAGAGATCAAGTAATCCACAGTGTGAAAGTGAGAGATTTCAACTGTATAAGTACTGGGCTCGCTTTTTCTGCTTCTACAAAGAACAACCACTTAACCTCATCAG GAAATACTATGGTGAGAAGATTGGCATCTACTTTGCTTGGCTGGGCTTCTACACAGAGATGCTGTTTTTTGCTGCTGTGATGGGCGCCATCTGTTTTATCTATGGTTTACTCAGCTATGATGATAACATTACAAG taaAGAGATCTGTAATCCCAATATTGGTGGAAACATTGTCATGTGCCCTTTGTGTGATAAGAAGTGCACATATTGGAAACTCAACTCGACTTGTCTGTCATCATGG caaTCCCATCTTTTTGACAATGAAGGAACTGTGTTCTTTGCCATCTTCATGGGAATTTGGG TAACCCTCTTTCTGGAATTTTGGAAGCGGAGACAGGCAAGGCTGGAGTATGAGTGGGACTTGGTGGATTTTGAAGAGGAGCAGCAGCAGCTTCAGATCAGACCGGAGTTTGAGTTGAAGTGCACCAACCGCCGTCTCAATCGCATTACACAG GAAACGGAGCCATATTTGCCTTTAACCAGCAAGTGTGCTCGATTCTGCTTCTCTGGAGCAACAGTACTGTTCTGG aCATTTCTGATCGTGGCCTGTATAATGGGAGTGATAGCATATCGCTTGGCGGTTTATGCTGCTTTTGCTAGTATCATGAAGGATAGCACAACCAGCAAGATCCAGCTTGTGGGTTCTCTGATTACTCCACAATTGGCCACCTCAGTTACAGCATCCTGCATCAATTTTGTTATCATCCTCATCCTTAACATGCTGTATGAGCATGTGGCTATGTGGATTACTGATATGG AAATCCCCAAGACACATTTAGAATATGAGAACAAGCTGACCATGAAGATGTTCATGTTCCAGTTTGTCAACTACTACTCCTCCTGCTTCTATGTTGCCTTCTTTAAGGGCAAGTTTGTGGGTTACCCTGGCAACTACAACTACATGTTTGGAAAGTGGAGCAAACTTAGAAATGAAGAG TGTGCTCCAGGAGGCTGTCTGATCGAGCTCACCACTCAGCTAGTGATTGTCATGACAGGGAAACAAATCGTGGGAAATATCCAAGAGGCCTTGTTACC GTTACTAAAGAACTGGTGGATCAGCAGGAAAGGCCGAAACCATCCAGAGAGTCGGTACAATCGATGGGAACAGGACCATGATTTGCAACCCTTTGGCCAGCTTGGTCTCTTCTACGAATATCTAGAGATGG tGATCCAGTTTGGTTTCATCACATTATTTGTGGCTTCATTTCCACTTGCTCCATTGCTCGCTCTCTTTAACAACATCCTTGAGGTGCGTGTGGATGCATGGAAGTTCACAACGCAGTTCCGTCGACCTGTGGCAGCAAAGGCCCGCAACATTGGAGCCTGGCAGGAGATCTTAAATGTCGTAGCTATTGTATCTGTTGTCACAAAT GCCTTCATCGTGGCGTTTACTTCTGATATGATCCCTCGTCTAGTCTACCTATACCATTATAGTCCTAATACCACTATGGAAAACTACATTAACAACAGCCTTTCAGTGTATGAAATCTCTAAGCTCAATCCAGAAAACAAACCAGACCATGAGGAGAACCCTTATTGGTTCAACGACTCCATTATCACAACCTGCAG ATATCGTGACTACCGCTATCCACCAGGTGACGATAGGCAATACTCACATAACATGCAGTTCTGGCATATTCTTGCAGCTAAGATGGCCTTTATTATCATTATGGAG CATGTGGTGTTTGTTGTGAAGTTCTTTGTGGCGTGGCTGATACCGGACGTGCCGTCAGAAGTTAAGGACCGCATAAAGCATGAGCGCTACCTGGTTCAGGAATTCCTGCGTGACTACGATGTGAAGAAGATCACGTTGCAGCTCAGCAAGAGTCCGACTACAGACCTCTGTCACACAACAGAGAGCAGCTCGCTGCTTAATACAGACATGATTGAAGTCCTATCTGAATGTATCTGA
- the ano5b gene encoding anoctamin-5b isoform X3, which yields MQTYIEIDKLQQNSDSVYFRDGKRRIDFVLSYTDDKDGDKKAERRKEFEANLEKAGLELETEDKSESDDHKTYYLKIHAPWKVLATYASVLKIKVPFKKTDIPKGREISLAWLTQPIRLPKNIMKPEPDYFTAPFNDNEVEFFLIKDRATFFPPSTRNRIVYYILTRCPYYNKDRVDREKTGIKRLLNNGTYTSAYPLHDCSYWKRSSNPQCESERFQLYKYWARFFCFYKEQPLNLIRKYYGEKIGIYFAWLGFYTEMLFFAAVMGAICFIYGLLSYDDNITSKEICNPNIGGNIVMCPLCDKKCTYWKLNSTCLSSWQSHLFDNEGTVFFAIFMGIWVTLFLEFWKRRQARLEYEWDLVDFEEEQQQLQIRPEFELKCTNRRLNRITQETEPYLPLTSKCARFCFSGATVLFWTFLIVACIMGVIAYRLAVYAAFASIMKDSTTSKIQLVGSLITPQLATSVTASCINFVIILILNMLYEHVAMWITDMEIPKTHLEYENKLTMKMFMFQFVNYYSSCFYVAFFKGKFVGYPGNYNYMFGKWSKLRNEECAPGGCLIELTTQLVIVMTGKQIVGNIQEALLPLLKNWWISRKGRNHPESRYNRWEQDHDLQPFGQLGLFYEYLEMVIQFGFITLFVASFPLAPLLALFNNILEVRVDAWKFTTQFRRPVAAKARNIGAWQEILNVVAIVSVVTNAFIVAFTSDMIPRLVYLYHYSPNTTMENYINNSLSVYEISKLNPENKPDHEENPYWFNDSIITTCRYRDYRYPPGDDRQYSHNMQFWHILAAKMAFIIIMEHVVFVVKFFVAWLIPDVPSEVKDRIKHERYLVQEFLRDYDVKKITLQLSKSPTTDLCHTTESSSLLNTDMIEVLSECI from the exons atgCAGACTTATATTGAG ATCGATAAGCTGCAGCAGAACAGTGACTCTGTGTATTTTAGAGATGGTAAACGACGCATCGATTTTGTCCTGTCCTACACCGACGACAAAGATGGCGACAAGAAAGCT gagaGGAGAAAAGAGTTTGAAGCCAACCTTGAGAAGGCAGGTCTGGAGCTGGAAACTGAGGATAAATCT GAGTCGGATGACCATAAAACATACTATCTGAAAATTCATGCACCATGGAAAGTCTTGGCCACCTACGCATCGGTGCTGAAGATAAAGGTGCCGTTTAAGAAGACCGACATTCCGAAAGGACGGGAAATCTCACTGGCTTGGCTTACGCAGCCCATCCGCCTTCCCAAGAACATCATGAAGCCTGAGCCTGATTACTTCACTGCGCCCTTCAACGATAACGAAGTCGAGTTCTTCCTGATTAAGGACAGGGCGACCTTCTTCCCACCCTCCACCCGCAACAGGATT gTCTATTATATTCTTACACGATGCCCATACTACAACAAGGACCGAGTAGATCGAGAAAAGACTGGAATTAAGAGACTCCTAAACAACGGCACCTACACATCTGCTTACCCACTCCATGAT TGCTCCTATTGGAAGAGATCAAGTAATCCACAGTGTGAAAGTGAGAGATTTCAACTGTATAAGTACTGGGCTCGCTTTTTCTGCTTCTACAAAGAACAACCACTTAACCTCATCAG GAAATACTATGGTGAGAAGATTGGCATCTACTTTGCTTGGCTGGGCTTCTACACAGAGATGCTGTTTTTTGCTGCTGTGATGGGCGCCATCTGTTTTATCTATGGTTTACTCAGCTATGATGATAACATTACAAG taaAGAGATCTGTAATCCCAATATTGGTGGAAACATTGTCATGTGCCCTTTGTGTGATAAGAAGTGCACATATTGGAAACTCAACTCGACTTGTCTGTCATCATGG caaTCCCATCTTTTTGACAATGAAGGAACTGTGTTCTTTGCCATCTTCATGGGAATTTGGG TAACCCTCTTTCTGGAATTTTGGAAGCGGAGACAGGCAAGGCTGGAGTATGAGTGGGACTTGGTGGATTTTGAAGAGGAGCAGCAGCAGCTTCAGATCAGACCGGAGTTTGAGTTGAAGTGCACCAACCGCCGTCTCAATCGCATTACACAG GAAACGGAGCCATATTTGCCTTTAACCAGCAAGTGTGCTCGATTCTGCTTCTCTGGAGCAACAGTACTGTTCTGG aCATTTCTGATCGTGGCCTGTATAATGGGAGTGATAGCATATCGCTTGGCGGTTTATGCTGCTTTTGCTAGTATCATGAAGGATAGCACAACCAGCAAGATCCAGCTTGTGGGTTCTCTGATTACTCCACAATTGGCCACCTCAGTTACAGCATCCTGCATCAATTTTGTTATCATCCTCATCCTTAACATGCTGTATGAGCATGTGGCTATGTGGATTACTGATATGG AAATCCCCAAGACACATTTAGAATATGAGAACAAGCTGACCATGAAGATGTTCATGTTCCAGTTTGTCAACTACTACTCCTCCTGCTTCTATGTTGCCTTCTTTAAGGGCAAGTTTGTGGGTTACCCTGGCAACTACAACTACATGTTTGGAAAGTGGAGCAAACTTAGAAATGAAGAG TGTGCTCCAGGAGGCTGTCTGATCGAGCTCACCACTCAGCTAGTGATTGTCATGACAGGGAAACAAATCGTGGGAAATATCCAAGAGGCCTTGTTACC GTTACTAAAGAACTGGTGGATCAGCAGGAAAGGCCGAAACCATCCAGAGAGTCGGTACAATCGATGGGAACAGGACCATGATTTGCAACCCTTTGGCCAGCTTGGTCTCTTCTACGAATATCTAGAGATGG tGATCCAGTTTGGTTTCATCACATTATTTGTGGCTTCATTTCCACTTGCTCCATTGCTCGCTCTCTTTAACAACATCCTTGAGGTGCGTGTGGATGCATGGAAGTTCACAACGCAGTTCCGTCGACCTGTGGCAGCAAAGGCCCGCAACATTGGAGCCTGGCAGGAGATCTTAAATGTCGTAGCTATTGTATCTGTTGTCACAAAT GCCTTCATCGTGGCGTTTACTTCTGATATGATCCCTCGTCTAGTCTACCTATACCATTATAGTCCTAATACCACTATGGAAAACTACATTAACAACAGCCTTTCAGTGTATGAAATCTCTAAGCTCAATCCAGAAAACAAACCAGACCATGAGGAGAACCCTTATTGGTTCAACGACTCCATTATCACAACCTGCAG ATATCGTGACTACCGCTATCCACCAGGTGACGATAGGCAATACTCACATAACATGCAGTTCTGGCATATTCTTGCAGCTAAGATGGCCTTTATTATCATTATGGAG CATGTGGTGTTTGTTGTGAAGTTCTTTGTGGCGTGGCTGATACCGGACGTGCCGTCAGAAGTTAAGGACCGCATAAAGCATGAGCGCTACCTGGTTCAGGAATTCCTGCGTGACTACGATGTGAAGAAGATCACGTTGCAGCTCAGCAAGAGTCCGACTACAGACCTCTGTCACACAACAGAGAGCAGCTCGCTGCTTAATACAGACATGATTGAAGTCCTATCTGAATGTATCTGA
- the ano5b gene encoding anoctamin-5b isoform X1, whose translation MKRITGKTKDATLLEMTNKADAHVEDGFAVLTGYRKTFLTDNNGSLLSASDKGTQLPGNREIDKLQQNSDSVYFRDGKRRIDFVLSYTDDKDGDKKAERRKEFEANLEKAGLELETEDKSESDDHKTYYLKIHAPWKVLATYASVLKIKVPFKKTDIPKGREISLAWLTQPIRLPKNIMKPEPDYFTAPFNDNEVEFFLIKDRATFFPPSTRNRIVYYILTRCPYYNKDRVDREKTGIKRLLNNGTYTSAYPLHDCSYWKRSSNPQCESERFQLYKYWARFFCFYKEQPLNLIRKYYGEKIGIYFAWLGFYTEMLFFAAVMGAICFIYGLLSYDDNITSKEICNPNIGGNIVMCPLCDKKCTYWKLNSTCLSSWQSHLFDNEGTVFFAIFMGIWVTLFLEFWKRRQARLEYEWDLVDFEEEQQQLQIRPEFELKCTNRRLNRITQETEPYLPLTSKCARFCFSGATVLFWTFLIVACIMGVIAYRLAVYAAFASIMKDSTTSKIQLVGSLITPQLATSVTASCINFVIILILNMLYEHVAMWITDMEIPKTHLEYENKLTMKMFMFQFVNYYSSCFYVAFFKGKFVGYPGNYNYMFGKWSKLRNEECAPGGCLIELTTQLVIVMTGKQIVGNIQEALLPLLKNWWISRKGRNHPESRYNRWEQDHDLQPFGQLGLFYEYLEMVIQFGFITLFVASFPLAPLLALFNNILEVRVDAWKFTTQFRRPVAAKARNIGAWQEILNVVAIVSVVTNAFIVAFTSDMIPRLVYLYHYSPNTTMENYINNSLSVYEISKLNPENKPDHEENPYWFNDSIITTCRYRDYRYPPGDDRQYSHNMQFWHILAAKMAFIIIMEHVVFVVKFFVAWLIPDVPSEVKDRIKHERYLVQEFLRDYDVKKITLQLSKSPTTDLCHTTESSSLLNTDMIEVLSECI comes from the exons ATGGCTTTGCAGTGTTGACAGGTTACAGGAAGACCTTTCTCACAG ACAATAATGGGAGTCTCCTCTCCGCCTCAGACAAAGGGACACAACTGCCAGGCAATCGGGAG ATCGATAAGCTGCAGCAGAACAGTGACTCTGTGTATTTTAGAGATGGTAAACGACGCATCGATTTTGTCCTGTCCTACACCGACGACAAAGATGGCGACAAGAAAGCT gagaGGAGAAAAGAGTTTGAAGCCAACCTTGAGAAGGCAGGTCTGGAGCTGGAAACTGAGGATAAATCT GAGTCGGATGACCATAAAACATACTATCTGAAAATTCATGCACCATGGAAAGTCTTGGCCACCTACGCATCGGTGCTGAAGATAAAGGTGCCGTTTAAGAAGACCGACATTCCGAAAGGACGGGAAATCTCACTGGCTTGGCTTACGCAGCCCATCCGCCTTCCCAAGAACATCATGAAGCCTGAGCCTGATTACTTCACTGCGCCCTTCAACGATAACGAAGTCGAGTTCTTCCTGATTAAGGACAGGGCGACCTTCTTCCCACCCTCCACCCGCAACAGGATT gTCTATTATATTCTTACACGATGCCCATACTACAACAAGGACCGAGTAGATCGAGAAAAGACTGGAATTAAGAGACTCCTAAACAACGGCACCTACACATCTGCTTACCCACTCCATGAT TGCTCCTATTGGAAGAGATCAAGTAATCCACAGTGTGAAAGTGAGAGATTTCAACTGTATAAGTACTGGGCTCGCTTTTTCTGCTTCTACAAAGAACAACCACTTAACCTCATCAG GAAATACTATGGTGAGAAGATTGGCATCTACTTTGCTTGGCTGGGCTTCTACACAGAGATGCTGTTTTTTGCTGCTGTGATGGGCGCCATCTGTTTTATCTATGGTTTACTCAGCTATGATGATAACATTACAAG taaAGAGATCTGTAATCCCAATATTGGTGGAAACATTGTCATGTGCCCTTTGTGTGATAAGAAGTGCACATATTGGAAACTCAACTCGACTTGTCTGTCATCATGG caaTCCCATCTTTTTGACAATGAAGGAACTGTGTTCTTTGCCATCTTCATGGGAATTTGGG TAACCCTCTTTCTGGAATTTTGGAAGCGGAGACAGGCAAGGCTGGAGTATGAGTGGGACTTGGTGGATTTTGAAGAGGAGCAGCAGCAGCTTCAGATCAGACCGGAGTTTGAGTTGAAGTGCACCAACCGCCGTCTCAATCGCATTACACAG GAAACGGAGCCATATTTGCCTTTAACCAGCAAGTGTGCTCGATTCTGCTTCTCTGGAGCAACAGTACTGTTCTGG aCATTTCTGATCGTGGCCTGTATAATGGGAGTGATAGCATATCGCTTGGCGGTTTATGCTGCTTTTGCTAGTATCATGAAGGATAGCACAACCAGCAAGATCCAGCTTGTGGGTTCTCTGATTACTCCACAATTGGCCACCTCAGTTACAGCATCCTGCATCAATTTTGTTATCATCCTCATCCTTAACATGCTGTATGAGCATGTGGCTATGTGGATTACTGATATGG AAATCCCCAAGACACATTTAGAATATGAGAACAAGCTGACCATGAAGATGTTCATGTTCCAGTTTGTCAACTACTACTCCTCCTGCTTCTATGTTGCCTTCTTTAAGGGCAAGTTTGTGGGTTACCCTGGCAACTACAACTACATGTTTGGAAAGTGGAGCAAACTTAGAAATGAAGAG TGTGCTCCAGGAGGCTGTCTGATCGAGCTCACCACTCAGCTAGTGATTGTCATGACAGGGAAACAAATCGTGGGAAATATCCAAGAGGCCTTGTTACC GTTACTAAAGAACTGGTGGATCAGCAGGAAAGGCCGAAACCATCCAGAGAGTCGGTACAATCGATGGGAACAGGACCATGATTTGCAACCCTTTGGCCAGCTTGGTCTCTTCTACGAATATCTAGAGATGG tGATCCAGTTTGGTTTCATCACATTATTTGTGGCTTCATTTCCACTTGCTCCATTGCTCGCTCTCTTTAACAACATCCTTGAGGTGCGTGTGGATGCATGGAAGTTCACAACGCAGTTCCGTCGACCTGTGGCAGCAAAGGCCCGCAACATTGGAGCCTGGCAGGAGATCTTAAATGTCGTAGCTATTGTATCTGTTGTCACAAAT GCCTTCATCGTGGCGTTTACTTCTGATATGATCCCTCGTCTAGTCTACCTATACCATTATAGTCCTAATACCACTATGGAAAACTACATTAACAACAGCCTTTCAGTGTATGAAATCTCTAAGCTCAATCCAGAAAACAAACCAGACCATGAGGAGAACCCTTATTGGTTCAACGACTCCATTATCACAACCTGCAG ATATCGTGACTACCGCTATCCACCAGGTGACGATAGGCAATACTCACATAACATGCAGTTCTGGCATATTCTTGCAGCTAAGATGGCCTTTATTATCATTATGGAG CATGTGGTGTTTGTTGTGAAGTTCTTTGTGGCGTGGCTGATACCGGACGTGCCGTCAGAAGTTAAGGACCGCATAAAGCATGAGCGCTACCTGGTTCAGGAATTCCTGCGTGACTACGATGTGAAGAAGATCACGTTGCAGCTCAGCAAGAGTCCGACTACAGACCTCTGTCACACAACAGAGAGCAGCTCGCTGCTTAATACAGACATGATTGAAGTCCTATCTGAATGTATCTGA